A window from Candidatus Nitrospira neomarina encodes these proteins:
- a CDS encoding integrase core domain-containing protein — translation MSPKENCWDNAPIERLFRSPKTEWIPEEGYQKFQQGQQDIGTYLMDYYNQVRLHSYKNYSAPAVQEARWAPPNLVSTNTRPLQGAILANGIGICERRRWVRGTQIKGVASVYAGRKRNYLMRQAILNSFQSD, via the coding sequence ATGAGTCCCAAAGAAAATTGCTGGGACAATGCCCCAATAGAACGGTTATTCCGGAGTCCCAAGACCGAGTGGATACCTGAGGAGGGTTATCAGAAGTTTCAACAAGGGCAGCAAGATATTGGCACCTATCTGATGGACTATTACAACCAGGTACGACTCCATAGTTATAAGAACTACAGCGCGCCAGCCGTCCAAGAAGCACGCTGGGCACCACCAAACTTGGTGTCTACAAATACTCGACCACTACAAGGTGCTATTTTGGCTAATGGGATTGGGATTTGTGAGAGGAGGAGATGGGTGAGGGGTACCCAAATAAAAGGAGTTGCTAGCGTTTATGCAGGTAGGAAAAGAAATTACTTGATGCGTCAAGCAATTTTAAACTCTTTCCAAAGTGATTAG
- a CDS encoding PA0069 family radical SAM protein yields MKPISNPQNPFSPEVRERLEPPAPVTPDIYEETVKTVLSHNTSPDLPFRWSVNPYRGCFHACAYCYARPTHEYWGFGSGTDFESKLVVKVNAPAKLQESLFKRSWQGELIVFSGNTDPYQPLEATYKLTRSCLQVCAEFHNPVGLISKSALIVRDIDVLQELRHKAWVRVFLSIPFASDDIARKVEPQAPSITKRFETLEQLSKAGISTAVSIAPVIPGLNEHDIPQILSRARDAGAQHAAYILLRLNDNVEQVFIERMTHHFPDRIQKILAHLKEVRGGQVGDRTFFKRHVGEGKTWNVIEQLFDTASRKYGFQDIPDTPIPATFRRPGPTQLSLWEL; encoded by the coding sequence ATGAAACCGATCTCCAATCCCCAAAATCCTTTTTCTCCGGAAGTCCGCGAGCGCCTGGAACCGCCCGCACCCGTGACCCCGGACATCTACGAAGAAACGGTGAAGACCGTCCTCAGCCACAATACCAGCCCCGACCTCCCCTTTCGATGGAGCGTGAATCCCTATCGAGGGTGCTTTCATGCTTGCGCCTATTGCTATGCCCGTCCCACCCACGAATACTGGGGATTTGGATCTGGAACGGACTTCGAATCCAAGCTGGTCGTTAAGGTCAATGCTCCTGCTAAACTTCAGGAATCATTGTTCAAACGATCCTGGCAAGGAGAATTGATTGTTTTTTCCGGCAATACCGATCCCTATCAACCCCTGGAAGCCACCTATAAACTGACCAGATCCTGTTTACAAGTCTGTGCAGAATTTCATAATCCGGTTGGACTCATCTCCAAATCCGCCCTTATCGTGCGAGACATTGATGTATTGCAAGAGCTGCGTCACAAAGCATGGGTGCGCGTCTTTTTGAGTATTCCGTTTGCCTCAGATGACATTGCCCGGAAAGTTGAACCGCAAGCCCCCTCAATTACAAAACGGTTTGAGACCTTAGAACAGTTGTCCAAAGCCGGCATTTCAACCGCGGTCTCGATTGCCCCCGTCATTCCTGGATTAAATGAACACGACATTCCACAGATTTTATCGCGAGCGCGCGATGCCGGAGCCCAACATGCTGCCTATATCCTGCTGCGTCTCAACGATAACGTGGAACAGGTATTTATTGAACGGATGACGCATCATTTTCCCGATCGAATCCAGAAAATCCTCGCCCACCTCAAAGAAGTTCGAGGAGGACAAGTTGGGGATCGAACGTTTTTCAAACGCCATGTGGGCGAGGGAAAAACATGGAATGTCATCGAGCAACTATTCGACACGGCTTCAAGGAAATATGGATTTCAGGACATTCCCGATACACCTATTCCTGCTACTTTTCGACGGCCAGGACCCACGCAACTCTCTCTGTGGGAGCTCTGA
- a CDS encoding tetratricopeptide repeat protein, with the protein MILSFRPSHVLRYLPLTLFIITLIGCSEDKTPWQHHTDQGTTMMEQGKFLEAEQELKAALELAERFEGQDPRYIQSITNLAILHNAKGEPEQAETLLLKAVAIHEEGSNPQTAELAASLSNLGALYVTQQKFDQAQASFERALAVREQALGPDNPEVIRDLENLAALFVRQARYAQAEPYLKRVLDSRERTTGPEAPELIEPLNNLALLHRAQEQYDQAEALLLRALAIKEKQIGPTNPHLLGSLNNLALLYSTAKQFSQATPVLERMLTISEEGYGKDHPRVAIILNQLGEIHRLQDQPEQAIPLIQRAIAIIEQAEGPEHSSLSGPLNNLALLYVTTGQYDKADPLFQRTITLTEQTMGKDHFRVERALRNYATLLRKIGRTEDAVTQETRANAIHEKNNPKLTSSPG; encoded by the coding sequence ATGATTCTTTCTTTTCGGCCCTCACATGTCTTGCGGTACCTGCCCCTTACCCTGTTCATCATTACCCTCATCGGGTGCAGCGAAGACAAAACGCCCTGGCAACACCACACTGACCAAGGCACGACCATGATGGAACAGGGAAAGTTTCTGGAAGCTGAACAGGAACTGAAGGCTGCGCTTGAACTGGCCGAACGGTTCGAAGGCCAGGATCCTCGTTACATCCAGTCCATCACCAATCTGGCGATTCTGCACAATGCGAAAGGAGAGCCCGAACAGGCTGAAACCCTCCTTCTGAAAGCTGTGGCCATTCATGAAGAAGGATCAAACCCTCAGACAGCCGAGTTAGCAGCAAGCCTCAGTAATCTTGGCGCGCTGTATGTTACCCAACAGAAGTTTGACCAGGCTCAAGCCTCATTTGAACGAGCCTTGGCGGTTCGGGAACAAGCACTGGGTCCTGATAACCCTGAGGTCATTCGTGACCTGGAAAATCTCGCAGCACTGTTTGTCCGGCAAGCCCGCTATGCCCAGGCGGAACCCTATCTGAAACGGGTTCTCGACAGCCGGGAAAGAACCACAGGACCGGAAGCACCAGAACTCATTGAACCACTCAATAATCTCGCGCTCCTCCATCGAGCCCAGGAACAGTATGACCAGGCAGAGGCCTTATTACTCCGGGCTTTAGCCATCAAAGAGAAGCAAATTGGCCCCACCAATCCCCATCTCCTCGGCAGCTTGAACAACCTGGCGCTTCTCTATAGTACGGCTAAGCAATTTTCACAAGCGACCCCTGTGTTGGAACGAATGCTGACTATTAGCGAAGAAGGGTATGGCAAGGACCATCCCCGGGTGGCCATCATCCTTAATCAATTGGGAGAAATCCACAGGCTACAGGACCAACCTGAGCAAGCCATCCCCTTAATCCAACGCGCCATTGCCATTATTGAACAGGCAGAAGGGCCCGAACATTCAAGCTTGAGCGGCCCTCTCAATAATTTAGCGTTACTGTATGTCACCACAGGACAATATGATAAAGCCGATCCCTTGTTTCAACGAACCATCACTCTCACGGAGCAGACCATGGGGAAAGATCATTTTCGGGTGGAACGAGCGCTTAGAAATTACGCCACCCTATTGCGAAAAATAGGTCGAACCGAGGACGCCGTCACGCAGGAAACGAGGGCCAATGCCATTCACGAAAAAAATAATCCTAAACTGACATCTTCTCCGGGGTAG
- a CDS encoding SGNH/GDSL hydrolase family protein yields the protein MSKNHFNYFAKIGLLILIGVFGGFLIAEAGLRLLDISYPVFHGFDPERGRVLEPGMEGWFHGEGNAYIKINSAGFRDVEHPLQKPKNTYRILLLGDSYTEARQVMLEDTFGRKVEQQLRSCARLLPHNVEIINFGVPGYGNAEELITLRSRGWDYDPDLVLTMFFSGNDLIDNFPRAELREPEYIPRPYFHLNRGELKLVYNFQEWSPPLLKYQLLLWGVHHFRTLELLNQAKRVLAVRQIGVSQEQGSSQGGLADFVYAPPQTPIHREAWDITEGILKLMHQEVLEHGAKFFLVTTTSPDQIDQEGRLLLQERLATQKLDYPEQRLRALGESEGFPVLNLLYDFQRHANQHHVHLHGFPNTKLGAGHWNEQGHELAAQLISERICQDPSIL from the coding sequence GTGAGCAAAAACCATTTCAATTACTTCGCGAAAATTGGCCTGTTAATTCTGATAGGTGTCTTTGGAGGTTTCCTGATTGCGGAAGCCGGGCTTCGTCTATTGGACATATCCTATCCGGTATTCCACGGGTTTGACCCTGAAAGAGGACGGGTTCTTGAACCGGGAATGGAAGGGTGGTTTCATGGTGAGGGAAACGCCTACATCAAAATTAACTCAGCCGGATTTCGGGATGTCGAACATCCACTTCAAAAGCCAAAAAACACATACCGGATTTTGCTCCTGGGAGACTCCTATACGGAGGCAAGGCAGGTCATGCTGGAAGACACCTTCGGCAGAAAAGTCGAACAACAGCTCCGATCATGTGCGCGATTACTCCCGCACAATGTGGAGATTATTAATTTTGGTGTTCCAGGGTATGGAAATGCTGAAGAATTAATCACCCTACGCTCCCGTGGCTGGGACTATGACCCCGACCTTGTGCTCACCATGTTTTTCAGCGGGAATGATCTCATCGACAATTTTCCCCGGGCGGAGCTCCGCGAACCTGAGTATATCCCTCGTCCGTACTTTCATCTTAATCGAGGAGAATTGAAACTGGTGTACAATTTTCAAGAGTGGTCTCCACCGCTGCTCAAATATCAACTCCTTCTTTGGGGAGTACATCACTTTCGTACTTTGGAATTACTCAACCAAGCCAAGCGGGTGCTGGCGGTACGGCAAATCGGAGTTAGTCAGGAACAGGGCTCTAGCCAGGGAGGACTGGCAGACTTTGTGTATGCCCCACCCCAGACACCGATCCATCGTGAGGCATGGGACATTACCGAGGGCATTTTGAAATTAATGCATCAGGAAGTACTGGAGCATGGAGCAAAGTTTTTTCTGGTCACAACCACAAGTCCTGATCAAATCGACCAGGAAGGTAGGCTATTGTTGCAGGAGCGTCTTGCTACCCAAAAACTAGATTATCCGGAGCAACGACTTCGAGCACTTGGGGAATCCGAAGGCTTTCCCGTGCTCAATCTGCTGTATGATTTTCAGCGGCATGCGAACCAACATCACGTGCATCTTCACGGATTCCCGAATACGAAACTTGGGGCTGGGCATTGGAATGAACAAGGTCACGAATTAGCTGCGCAATTGATTTCCGAACGGATATGTCAGGATCCTTCCATACTATAA
- a CDS encoding VOC family protein translates to MNQGSELEQVITRYIHEYAAKNHAAAIVKGALEEIGIGLFPVVDHITVRTSSIDPRAEEFLLLGYAYSETLEYDDWWAKVYRAPGCPALFVDQAYADERGKTSIIPGWVKHFGDRTLHHIALRVAEIEASMERLTAKGVKFAGQIVGERGADLRQIFTMPEQVNGHAFSVLELTERHRGFQGFSPPQANSLMQSTVAR, encoded by the coding sequence ATGAATCAGGGTTCCGAACTCGAACAGGTGATTACGCGATACATTCACGAATATGCTGCCAAAAACCATGCGGCGGCGATTGTCAAAGGTGCGTTGGAGGAGATTGGCATCGGGCTGTTCCCGGTTGTGGATCATATCACCGTGCGCACGTCGTCGATTGATCCACGGGCCGAGGAATTTCTGTTATTGGGATATGCCTATTCTGAAACATTGGAGTATGACGACTGGTGGGCCAAGGTCTACCGGGCACCCGGATGTCCCGCCTTATTTGTTGATCAGGCGTATGCGGACGAACGGGGAAAGACGAGTATTATTCCCGGATGGGTCAAGCACTTCGGGGATCGCACCCTGCATCATATTGCCCTGCGCGTGGCGGAGATCGAAGCCAGTATGGAACGGTTGACCGCCAAAGGGGTGAAGTTTGCTGGACAGATTGTGGGGGAACGGGGAGCAGATCTCCGGCAGATTTTTACCATGCCCGAGCAAGTGAACGGTCACGCGTTTTCAGTCTTAGAATTGACTGAGCGTCATCGGGGGTTCCAAGGATTTTCCCCGCCGCAAGCCAATAGTCTCATGCAATCGACTGTGGCCCGGTGA
- the amaB gene encoding L-piperidine-6-carboxylate dehydrogenase, whose product MDVFHELGLKAVNAGACSGQGRWMSTTAEGLLDSVNPATGQVLAQVNRCSGADFEALIQESQRAYREWRQVPAPKRGEVVRLIGDALRAKKGALGSLVSMEVGKIKAEGDGEVQEMIDMADFAVGQSRMLYGLSMHSERPQHRMYEQWHPLGVVGVITAFNFPVAVWAWNAFLAAIAGDTVVWKPSPKAALCALAVQHICNQVMEEQGVPGIFSMFITDQVELAQTMVADERLPLISFTGSVSVGKKVAKVVGQRLGRSLLELSGNNAVIVDETADLDLAIPAIVFGAVGTAGQRCTTTRRLFVQETRYEEVVKRLLRAYQQVRVGNPLDEGVLMGPLIDERALEEYRIALEEVLQDGGQILSGGGVIEGPGFFVEPTIVRAENQWKVVQRETFAPILYVMPYATLDDAIAFQNQVPQGLSSSLFTLHVRHAEQFLSGQGSDCGIANVNIGTSGAEIGGAFGGEKETGGGREAGSDAWKAYMRRQTNTINWGTELPLAQGITFSVD is encoded by the coding sequence ATGGATGTCTTCCATGAACTGGGGTTAAAAGCGGTAAATGCCGGCGCGTGTTCCGGCCAGGGGCGTTGGATGTCGACGACCGCCGAGGGTCTGCTGGATTCGGTGAATCCTGCGACGGGACAGGTTCTGGCCCAAGTGAACCGGTGCTCCGGGGCGGATTTCGAGGCCCTCATTCAGGAATCGCAACGGGCATATCGGGAGTGGCGGCAAGTTCCCGCTCCGAAGCGCGGGGAGGTGGTGCGGTTGATCGGGGACGCATTGCGCGCCAAAAAAGGTGCGCTGGGGTCCCTGGTCTCGATGGAGGTAGGAAAGATTAAGGCTGAGGGCGACGGCGAAGTGCAGGAGATGATCGATATGGCGGATTTTGCGGTGGGGCAATCCCGCATGCTGTATGGCTTATCGATGCACTCCGAACGGCCACAACACCGGATGTACGAACAGTGGCATCCACTCGGCGTGGTGGGGGTGATCACGGCCTTTAATTTTCCCGTTGCCGTATGGGCGTGGAATGCGTTTCTGGCCGCCATCGCCGGCGATACGGTGGTGTGGAAACCTTCCCCTAAGGCCGCCCTCTGTGCTTTAGCCGTTCAGCATATCTGTAACCAGGTGATGGAGGAGCAGGGTGTTCCGGGGATTTTTTCCATGTTCATTACGGACCAGGTTGAATTGGCGCAGACGATGGTGGCTGATGAACGCTTGCCATTGATTTCGTTTACCGGTTCTGTGTCCGTGGGGAAAAAGGTCGCGAAAGTCGTGGGCCAACGATTGGGGCGTAGTCTGTTGGAGCTTAGCGGAAACAATGCCGTGATTGTCGATGAGACGGCTGACTTGGATCTGGCCATACCTGCCATTGTCTTTGGGGCTGTGGGCACTGCCGGGCAACGATGCACGACTACCCGCCGGTTGTTTGTGCAGGAGACACGGTATGAGGAGGTCGTGAAACGTCTGCTTCGGGCCTATCAGCAGGTTCGGGTGGGTAATCCGCTGGACGAAGGGGTGTTGATGGGGCCGCTGATCGATGAGCGGGCTTTGGAGGAATATCGTATTGCTCTTGAGGAAGTGTTGCAGGATGGTGGACAGATTCTCTCTGGCGGGGGTGTGATCGAGGGCCCTGGGTTTTTTGTCGAGCCGACGATTGTACGTGCTGAGAATCAGTGGAAGGTGGTGCAGCGGGAGACGTTTGCGCCGATTTTATATGTCATGCCGTATGCCACATTAGACGACGCGATTGCTTTCCAAAATCAAGTGCCACAAGGGTTGTCGTCTTCATTGTTCACCTTGCATGTGCGCCATGCCGAACAGTTTTTGTCTGGGCAAGGGAGCGACTGTGGGATTGCGAATGTGAATATCGGCACCTCGGGGGCGGAGATTGGAGGCGCCTTTGGTGGAGAGAAAGAAACAGGCGGGGGGCGAGAGGCCGGTTCTGATGCCTGGAAAGCGTATATGCGTCGGCAAACCAATACGATTAATTGGGGGACGGAGCTGCCGCTGGCGCAAGGAATCACATTTTCTGTGGACTAA
- a CDS encoding saccharopine dehydrogenase family protein: MPKICILGGGKIGSLIATLLVECGDFEVVLGDVDPEVVARLKEEIAHDHFQVSSVDVQDGKALGRFIDSVGPEGIISCLPYFCNQAVGEQARACGANYFDLTEDVEVTRKIREVSEGASSAFVPQCGLAPGFISIVAHELMTRFETVDIVKMRVGALPVNPSNVLKYSLTWSTDGLINEYGNTCYGIENSQEVSLLPLEGYETISIDGLLYEAFNTSGGLGTLADTYAGKVRTMNYKTLRYPGHCEKIHLLMNDLKLNDDRETLKRILEKAVPKTLQDVVLIYTSVTGLRKGELYEENFVQKIYPQTIAGKLWSAIQVTTAAGMCSVVDLVFERPGTYRGFVTQETFDLPSILDNRFGRYFQPYDSCS, translated from the coding sequence ATGCCAAAAATTTGTATTCTGGGAGGGGGCAAAATCGGATCTCTGATTGCCACATTACTGGTGGAGTGCGGAGACTTTGAAGTGGTGTTGGGAGATGTTGATCCGGAAGTGGTTGCCAGGCTGAAGGAGGAAATCGCCCATGACCATTTCCAGGTGTCGTCTGTCGATGTCCAAGATGGCAAAGCCCTGGGTCGGTTTATCGATTCGGTCGGACCGGAAGGCATTATTTCCTGTCTCCCGTATTTTTGCAACCAGGCGGTCGGAGAGCAAGCTCGCGCGTGTGGGGCAAATTATTTTGATTTAACCGAGGATGTGGAAGTTACAAGGAAGATTCGTGAGGTGAGTGAGGGAGCGTCCTCGGCATTTGTGCCGCAATGCGGATTGGCCCCGGGATTTATCAGCATTGTCGCGCATGAACTCATGACCCGGTTTGAGACTGTGGATATTGTGAAAATGCGGGTAGGGGCGTTGCCGGTGAATCCCAGCAATGTGTTGAAATATTCGCTGACGTGGTCGACGGACGGCTTGATTAATGAATACGGCAATACGTGCTATGGGATTGAGAATAGTCAGGAAGTGTCTTTGCTGCCTCTCGAAGGATACGAAACCATTTCGATCGATGGATTGTTGTACGAGGCCTTTAACACCTCGGGTGGGTTGGGTACGTTGGCGGATACGTATGCGGGCAAGGTCAGGACAATGAATTATAAGACCCTGCGCTATCCCGGCCATTGTGAAAAAATTCATCTGTTGATGAATGACCTTAAACTCAATGATGACCGGGAGACCTTGAAGCGTATTTTGGAAAAGGCCGTGCCGAAGACCTTGCAGGATGTGGTCCTGATCTATACGTCGGTGACGGGTCTTCGAAAAGGAGAGCTCTATGAGGAAAATTTTGTACAGAAGATCTATCCACAGACGATTGCCGGTAAATTGTGGTCTGCGATTCAGGTAACGACGGCAGCCGGGATGTGCAGTGTGGTCGACCTGGTCTTTGAGCGTCCCGGGACGTATCGGGGATTTGTGACCCAGGAGACGTTTGATCTGCCCTCAATCCTGGATAACCGGTTCGGGCGGTATTTTCAACCGTATGATTCGTGCTCGTGA
- a CDS encoding DUF2490 domain-containing protein — protein sequence MKKRILAGFVAGCLLWAPAFCFGGTEPIQDFRLWAPVYLNFPVSGPVKGYMEANPRFSDDASQIDQLLLRPAVGYQLTPTISLWQGYAWVANYHPRYSQEHRIFQQLIYSNKFATFKLLSRSRIEERWIQHAIGTAVRARTMLRGDFPLPAYPTLALAVYDEIFVNLNTIRQGPEAGFDQNRFFLGINYTFSPNLNVDAGYQLQLINTALSGLANQANHILLLQFFINL from the coding sequence ATGAAGAAAAGAATACTGGCAGGCTTCGTTGCCGGATGCCTACTGTGGGCACCCGCCTTCTGCTTTGGAGGCACCGAGCCTATTCAGGATTTTCGACTATGGGCACCTGTGTATCTCAATTTTCCTGTTTCCGGACCGGTCAAAGGGTACATGGAAGCCAATCCCCGGTTCTCCGACGATGCCTCACAAATCGACCAACTACTTCTCCGGCCGGCAGTGGGGTATCAACTTACCCCTACCATCTCACTCTGGCAGGGGTACGCCTGGGTAGCCAACTACCATCCACGCTACTCTCAGGAACATCGAATTTTCCAGCAACTCATCTATAGCAACAAATTTGCAACGTTTAAATTGCTCAGCCGCTCCCGTATCGAAGAACGGTGGATCCAACACGCCATCGGGACAGCCGTTCGCGCCCGAACCATGCTTCGTGGGGATTTCCCACTACCGGCTTATCCGACCTTGGCCCTCGCGGTCTACGACGAAATTTTTGTGAATCTCAATACCATCCGCCAGGGACCTGAAGCCGGATTCGATCAAAACCGGTTTTTTCTGGGCATCAACTATACCTTCTCCCCAAATCTCAATGTGGATGCGGGTTACCAATTACAGCTCATTAACACAGCCCTTTCGGGTCTGGCCAATCAAGCTAACCACATTCTTCTTCTGCAGTTCTTCATCAATCTATAA
- a CDS encoding FG-GAP-like repeat-containing protein: MPRKIPSLSFATRITIGLAFFLGLSSSPVFSASSIQLTWDASPEPDLMGYYVHMGTSQRSYKTTKNVGPNPSYIFQNLVGGITYYFTVTAYDRSGNISAPAKEVSIALPTNNTNPNFPKNQDLNGDDKADLVWHNTKTGQIAVWLLNGPSVTASAFLGQLSTEWALSGVDDLNGDDKADIILRHNTSGAVAVWLMNGLTITSTGFPGSASTAWAIQGVGDINGDGKADLVWRNTLDGHTAIWLMNGTTIVATGFPAGVPLEWQIAGVGDVNGDGKADVLWRHSTSSTVAVWLMNGLTITSTGFPGSAPTTWTIQAVGDVNGDGQADLVWRNHTDGNTAIWVMNGTRIALSAFPGAVSVAWQIAGAHDVNGDGKADVIWRNNTNGAVAVWLMNGVTITSTGFPGAASTDWKIQ, from the coding sequence ATGCCCCGAAAAATACCCTCCTTGAGCTTTGCGACCAGAATTACGATTGGCCTTGCCTTTTTCCTCGGATTGTCTTCTAGCCCCGTTTTCTCGGCTTCTTCCATTCAACTAACCTGGGATGCCAGTCCGGAACCTGACCTCATGGGATATTACGTGCATATGGGCACATCCCAAAGATCTTACAAAACCACAAAAAATGTCGGTCCCAACCCTTCATACATTTTCCAGAACCTAGTGGGGGGAATCACATATTATTTTACGGTCACCGCGTATGATCGATCCGGAAACATCAGTGCACCCGCGAAGGAAGTGTCTATAGCCCTTCCAACAAATAACACAAATCCAAATTTTCCAAAAAATCAGGACCTGAATGGGGACGACAAGGCCGACCTCGTCTGGCACAACACGAAAACGGGCCAGATAGCAGTGTGGCTGCTCAATGGCCCAAGCGTCACAGCCTCGGCCTTTCTGGGGCAGTTGTCCACTGAATGGGCCTTAAGTGGAGTGGACGATCTGAATGGGGACGACAAAGCCGACATCATCTTGCGACATAACACCAGCGGTGCGGTGGCCGTATGGCTAATGAACGGCCTAACCATCACCTCCACGGGCTTTCCCGGCAGCGCGTCGACGGCTTGGGCCATTCAGGGTGTTGGGGATATCAACGGCGATGGCAAAGCCGACCTCGTCTGGCGCAACACCCTTGATGGCCACACCGCAATTTGGCTCATGAATGGGACGACGATTGTTGCAACGGGATTCCCTGCAGGTGTCCCCTTAGAGTGGCAGATCGCGGGAGTAGGCGATGTGAATGGGGATGGCAAAGCGGATGTCCTTTGGCGTCATAGCACCAGCAGCACGGTGGCCGTATGGCTAATGAACGGCCTAACCATCACCTCCACCGGCTTCCCCGGGAGCGCCCCGACGACTTGGACCATTCAGGCCGTCGGAGATGTCAATGGCGATGGCCAAGCCGATCTGGTCTGGCGCAACCACACTGACGGCAACACCGCCATATGGGTCATGAATGGGACGAGGATTGCCCTTTCCGCCTTCCCGGGGGCGGTGTCGGTTGCATGGCAGATAGCAGGAGCTCACGATGTGAATGGGGATGGCAAGGCTGACGTCATCTGGCGCAACAACACCAATGGCGCAGTGGCGGTATGGCTAATGAACGGGGTGACCATCACCTCGACCGGCTTTCCGGGTGCCGCTTCCACAGACTGGAAAATTCAGTAA